A DNA window from Anaerocolumna sp. AGMB13020 contains the following coding sequences:
- a CDS encoding tetratricopeptide repeat-containing glycosyltransferase family 2 protein: MGKKKTVSLCMIVKDEEWILEQCLGSVSGIVDEIIIGDTGSEDNSKEIAARYGATVFDIEWEDDFAAARNQTLERATCDWILLLDADELFREEDTENFYALLDREDYDGYHFTLHNYYSTENTKDYSVHYAFRMVRNTGEYYFEGRIHEQINNRNGNFDSSRFTLAEITLHHFGYTDKVIQQKEKHNRNMPLLKKQLEDNPEDPYYLFNLGNEYMAQGDCNNALPCYLKAHEKKAHSQAYFPHVYYRIILCYMTQGDSTAALFFAEEGLMEYPSCTDIEYLKGSIYKSNHRNLLAVRSFERCLAMGEAPNTLKFTAGCGTYRALIALGEIYYEEEIYQDALDYYAEALSYPEAPDILLPLAKCLYPQCKERQEFFDKLLAYITAGSLEEKYLKAADILVELRLYELSHYALSLGNFTPNNSRELLMVSGKLSFFLHLYDNAIDTFSALYAMAASSLASAADTEEIIAYYLLSLILTTDEVIDRIHSLLDNMPEQLKSTSLFVLEQLIPSEFHVENSSSYQYNFLYKLLEKLMKAGETTHVDALAAALPKLNILDAYTKLGEIYLKQDYREKAIHAILLSVRQYNFIDKNSANLLLRYL; this comes from the coding sequence ATGGGAAAGAAGAAAACCGTAAGTTTATGTATGATTGTAAAAGATGAGGAATGGATACTGGAGCAGTGCCTTGGCAGTGTGTCAGGAATTGTAGATGAGATTATAATCGGTGATACCGGTTCTGAGGATAATTCCAAAGAGATTGCTGCCAGATACGGCGCCACTGTTTTTGATATAGAATGGGAAGACGATTTCGCAGCAGCCAGAAATCAGACACTTGAGAGAGCCACCTGCGACTGGATCTTGTTACTGGATGCAGATGAACTCTTTCGTGAGGAAGATACCGAAAACTTCTATGCTCTTCTAGACCGTGAGGATTATGATGGATATCATTTTACCTTGCATAATTATTATTCCACCGAGAATACGAAAGACTATTCCGTCCATTATGCCTTCCGCATGGTCAGAAATACCGGAGAATACTATTTTGAAGGAAGAATACACGAGCAGATTAATAATAGAAATGGAAACTTTGACTCCTCCCGCTTTACCCTTGCAGAGATTACCTTGCACCATTTCGGATATACCGATAAGGTTATACAGCAAAAGGAGAAACATAACCGGAATATGCCCTTATTAAAGAAGCAATTGGAGGATAATCCCGAAGATCCCTACTATCTTTTCAATCTGGGAAATGAATATATGGCTCAGGGGGATTGTAATAACGCCCTGCCCTGTTACCTGAAGGCACATGAGAAGAAAGCCCACTCACAGGCTTATTTTCCCCATGTTTATTACCGGATAATTCTATGCTATATGACACAGGGTGACAGTACTGCTGCTCTATTCTTTGCAGAGGAAGGGCTTATGGAATATCCTTCCTGTACAGATATTGAGTATTTAAAAGGAAGCATCTACAAATCTAATCACCGAAATCTACTTGCTGTAAGATCCTTCGAGCGCTGCCTTGCCATGGGGGAAGCCCCTAATACCTTAAAATTCACTGCAGGCTGCGGAACCTACAGGGCACTTATAGCTTTAGGTGAAATCTATTACGAGGAGGAGATTTATCAGGACGCGCTAGATTACTATGCAGAAGCCTTGTCATACCCGGAAGCGCCTGATATATTACTTCCCCTGGCTAAGTGCCTGTATCCACAGTGTAAAGAACGTCAGGAGTTCTTTGACAAGCTGCTTGCTTATATAACAGCCGGCAGCCTTGAAGAAAAATACCTTAAAGCCGCCGATATTCTGGTTGAATTGAGGCTGTATGAACTGTCCCACTATGCTTTGTCTTTGGGTAATTTCACACCAAACAACAGCAGGGAACTTCTTATGGTATCCGGAAAGCTATCTTTTTTTCTGCATCTTTACGACAATGCAATTGATACTTTTTCTGCTCTTTATGCAATGGCAGCTTCCTCTCTGGCGTCTGCTGCTGATACAGAAGAAATAATTGCCTATTACCTTTTATCCCTTATACTCACAACCGATGAGGTTATAGACAGGATTCATTCTTTACTGGATAACATGCCCGAACAGCTTAAGAGCACTTCCCTTTTTGTTTTAGAGCAATTAATTCCATCTGAATTTCACGTAGAAAATTCAAGCTCTTATCAATACAACTTCCTTTATAAACTCCTGGAAAAGCTTATGAAAGCCGGTGAAACTACCCATGTCGATGCGTTGGCTGCGGCACTGCCAAAGCTCAATATCCTTGATGCCTATACGAAACTGGGAGAAATTTATTTAAAGCAGGATTACAGAGAGAAAGCCATTCATGCTATCCTTTTGTCCGTCAGGCAGTATAACTTCATTGACAAGAACAGTGCAAACCTGTTGCTTCGGTATCTTTGA
- a CDS encoding AraC family transcriptional regulator translates to MASLAQITTEHVIFGYSTTLNSSYDYALHCHNFYEIYYYMEGDVDYLVEGIHYKLSPHSLLLLAPNVFHGVRVNSGKPYIRIALHFFPEALSLERRAMLQSIFPGASKADTKEIFYADNVKEKIFPQMEALIDCAGLSESLKNTLLPVYLEALLARILSLGKENGEVQRKSDGSETLQNVINYLNRHYTDHITLDLIADKFCISKHHLNKVFRKATGTTLCDYLSYKRIIYAKQLLMGGHSAEEAAGKSGYTDYSAFYRAYLKITGNSPVKDRGALPSLIR, encoded by the coding sequence ATGGCATCCCTGGCACAGATTACAACCGAACACGTGATATTCGGCTACAGCACTACCCTGAACTCAAGTTATGATTACGCACTCCATTGCCACAACTTTTATGAAATCTATTACTATATGGAGGGAGATGTAGATTATCTGGTGGAGGGGATACATTATAAGCTCTCTCCCCATAGCCTGCTGCTCTTAGCACCAAATGTTTTTCATGGAGTCAGAGTAAATTCAGGAAAACCCTACATCCGCATTGCTCTGCATTTCTTTCCTGAGGCACTCTCTCTGGAAAGACGGGCTATGCTGCAGTCTATTTTCCCCGGTGCATCCAAAGCAGATACAAAAGAAATATTTTATGCTGACAATGTAAAAGAGAAGATTTTCCCTCAGATGGAAGCACTTATTGACTGTGCAGGTCTCTCAGAATCCCTTAAAAACACTCTGCTGCCTGTTTATTTGGAAGCATTATTAGCAAGAATTCTATCTCTTGGGAAAGAAAATGGGGAGGTACAAAGAAAAAGTGATGGCTCAGAAACCCTTCAAAATGTTATAAACTATCTCAACCGTCATTATACAGATCATATAACCCTGGACTTAATTGCAGACAAATTCTGTATCAGCAAACATCATCTGAACAAGGTATTCCGAAAGGCTACCGGCACAACCCTTTGCGATTATCTTAGCTATAAGCGTATCATCTATGCAAAGCAGCTGCTTATGGGCGGGCATAGTGCGGAGGAAGCAGCAGGCAAATCCGGTTATACAGACTATTCTGCTTTTTACCGGGCATACCTGAAAATAACCGGTAACAGTCCTGTAAAAGACAGGGGAGCCCTTCCTTCTCTCATTCGCTAG
- a CDS encoding sugar phosphate isomerase/epimerase family protein, giving the protein MELGAQLYTVRDFIQTEEDFNRTAKKIADIGYRTVQLSAVGKEIRPERIREICDRHGLKIVLTHMDVNRILYDTEEVIKEHDIYGCSYIGLGSMPGKFRNACWLPYFLEDFKEPARKIAAAGKLFMYHNHNFEFEKINGVTILEQLINSFTKDEMGITLDTYWVQAAGADPVQWIRKLKDRVPCVHLKDMAVSGGVSVMAPVMEGNLNFERILQELEETNCKYILVEQDSCQTSPFDCLKQSYDNVSQLGYH; this is encoded by the coding sequence ATGGAATTGGGAGCTCAGCTATATACAGTAAGAGATTTTATACAGACAGAGGAGGATTTTAACAGAACAGCAAAAAAGATTGCAGATATCGGTTATCGTACGGTGCAATTATCAGCGGTAGGAAAGGAGATCAGACCGGAAAGAATCAGAGAAATCTGTGACCGCCATGGGCTTAAGATTGTACTGACCCATATGGATGTTAACCGAATCCTGTATGACACGGAGGAGGTGATAAAGGAGCATGACATATATGGCTGTTCCTATATCGGACTTGGCTCCATGCCAGGGAAGTTTCGCAATGCCTGCTGGCTTCCTTACTTTCTTGAGGATTTTAAGGAACCTGCCAGGAAAATAGCGGCAGCAGGTAAGCTCTTTATGTATCATAACCATAATTTTGAATTTGAAAAAATAAATGGAGTTACAATTTTAGAGCAGTTGATAAATAGTTTTACCAAAGATGAAATGGGGATTACCCTGGATACCTACTGGGTTCAGGCAGCAGGGGCAGATCCTGTTCAATGGATAAGAAAACTAAAAGACAGAGTACCCTGCGTCCATCTAAAGGATATGGCGGTTTCAGGCGGGGTTTCTGTTATGGCGCCGGTTATGGAAGGAAACCTGAATTTTGAAAGAATTCTTCAGGAGCTGGAAGAAACCAATTGTAAATATATCCTGGTAGAGCAGGACAGCTGTCAGACTAGTCCTTTTGACTGTCTGAAACAAAGCTATGACAATGTAAGCCAGCTTGGATATCATTAA
- a CDS encoding Gfo/Idh/MocA family protein, whose product MDKVRMGIIGIGNMGSAHAKSIAAGEIPGLVLTAVADRKESRREWAVTQLGEAVQIYKEGEELIASGSCDAVLVATPHYQHPDLVISAFHHGLHALCEKPAGVYTKQVRRMNEEADKYNLVFAVMFNQRTNPVYRRMKELVDNKSLGAIKRVNWIITDWYRTQAYYDSGEWRATWDGEGGGVLLNQCPHNLDLLQWICGLPKEVQAFCHNGKWHNIEVEDDVTAYFTLENGATGVFITTTGDAPGTNRLEITLEKGKLVSENDKLTVYELEVSEREYCFYATEGFKKPEGAYREEEITGDNPQHKGVLKAFTERILYGTPLVADGREGIRGLMLSNAMHLSSWLKKSVTLPIDEDLFLEELNKRRKATVQKEKVKDITFDTSGSYGNRNG is encoded by the coding sequence ATGGATAAGGTTAGAATGGGTATAATCGGAATCGGAAATATGGGAAGCGCACATGCAAAGTCCATAGCAGCAGGAGAAATTCCAGGGCTAGTACTTACTGCAGTAGCCGATCGAAAGGAAAGCCGTAGGGAATGGGCTGTCACACAACTTGGAGAGGCTGTTCAGATCTACAAAGAAGGAGAGGAACTTATTGCTTCCGGTTCATGTGATGCAGTATTGGTGGCAACGCCTCACTACCAGCATCCAGACCTTGTGATAAGTGCTTTTCATCATGGCCTCCATGCATTATGCGAAAAGCCTGCCGGCGTCTATACAAAGCAGGTTCGAAGAATGAATGAGGAGGCAGATAAATATAACCTGGTGTTTGCTGTAATGTTCAATCAGAGGACAAATCCGGTATACCGCCGAATGAAAGAACTGGTTGATAATAAGAGCCTGGGTGCAATCAAAAGGGTGAACTGGATCATAACGGATTGGTATCGTACACAGGCTTATTACGATTCCGGTGAATGGCGGGCAACCTGGGACGGGGAAGGCGGTGGTGTACTGTTAAACCAGTGTCCCCACAATTTGGATCTGCTCCAATGGATCTGTGGTCTGCCAAAGGAAGTCCAGGCTTTCTGTCATAATGGGAAATGGCATAATATCGAGGTAGAGGATGATGTAACAGCCTACTTTACCCTTGAAAACGGAGCGACTGGTGTCTTTATTACTACAACCGGTGATGCACCGGGAACCAATCGACTGGAAATTACCCTGGAAAAGGGAAAACTGGTTAGTGAAAATGATAAACTGACAGTATATGAACTTGAGGTAAGTGAGAGGGAATATTGTTTTTATGCAACAGAAGGTTTTAAGAAACCAGAGGGAGCATACAGGGAGGAAGAAATAACGGGAGATAATCCTCAGCACAAAGGCGTGTTAAAAGCTTTCACGGAACGGATTTTATACGGTACACCCCTGGTAGCAGACGGTAGAGAAGGTATCAGAGGATTAATGCTGTCCAATGCCATGCATCTCTCCTCCTGGTTGAAAAAATCAGTTACTCTGCCCATTGATGAGGATTTGTTCCTGGAAGAATTAAATAAGAGAAGAAAGGCGACTGTCCAAAAAGAAAAGGTAAAGGATATAACCTTTGATACCAGTGGCAGCTATGGTAACCGTAATGGCTGA
- a CDS encoding Gfo/Idh/MocA family protein has protein sequence MVTVMAEIRKAAIIGCGNIAQVHAACIAGQPGISLAGVADTCLERAVSLGEKYGAEAYYTMEELLDRVKPEIVHICTPHYLHVPMAAEALRQGRQVFMEKPPVINQEQYTILKDAVKSSKGKLGLCFQNRYNPGTLAAMRLFALGIPGRVKGGRAIVSWCREREYYTESDWRGNRKTEGGGALINQAVHSLDLLTLFLGKPVSAEAVMANHHLKNVIEVEDMMEAYIQYEEGITGCFYATTAYCTNMPPIIELHCDNMNVRVEEMKAVCTDFSGEEIKLSEMQEFKFSDETSASPEENKKKQASLGKSYWGAGHMDCITDYYSSLLSEKAVPIGLKETKDTIELMLAIYESARIGEEVIV, from the coding sequence ATGGTAACCGTAATGGCTGAAATTAGAAAGGCAGCAATTATCGGCTGCGGAAATATTGCCCAGGTACATGCTGCCTGCATTGCCGGGCAGCCAGGCATCAGCCTTGCCGGTGTAGCAGATACCTGCCTTGAGCGGGCAGTTAGCCTGGGAGAGAAGTATGGCGCTGAAGCTTATTATACAATGGAAGAACTGCTAGATAGAGTAAAACCGGAGATCGTTCATATCTGCACCCCTCATTATCTTCATGTCCCCATGGCAGCAGAAGCTTTGAGACAGGGAAGGCAGGTATTTATGGAAAAACCTCCGGTTATAAACCAGGAGCAGTATACGATTCTGAAAGATGCTGTAAAGAGTTCAAAAGGAAAACTGGGCTTGTGTTTTCAGAACCGCTATAATCCTGGAACTCTCGCCGCGATGAGGCTTTTTGCTCTTGGAATTCCGGGCAGGGTAAAAGGAGGAAGAGCGATTGTCAGCTGGTGCAGAGAGCGAGAATATTATACAGAAAGCGATTGGAGGGGAAACCGAAAGACCGAGGGCGGAGGAGCACTCATTAATCAAGCGGTGCATTCCCTGGATTTGTTGACGTTGTTCCTTGGCAAGCCTGTTTCGGCAGAGGCTGTTATGGCCAATCATCATTTGAAAAATGTCATTGAGGTTGAAGATATGATGGAGGCCTATATTCAATATGAGGAGGGAATTACAGGTTGCTTTTATGCTACAACGGCATATTGCACCAATATGCCACCGATTATAGAATTGCATTGCGATAATATGAATGTAAGAGTTGAAGAGATGAAAGCAGTATGCACTGATTTCTCTGGGGAGGAAATAAAACTTTCCGAAATGCAGGAATTTAAGTTCTCTGACGAGACATCTGCTTCACCGGAAGAAAATAAGAAAAAACAGGCCTCCCTCGGTAAGAGTTATTGGGGAGCAGGCCATATGGATTGCATAACGGATTATTACAGCAGCCTTTTGTCTGAAAAGGCAGTACCTATTGGACTTAAAGAAACGAAAGACACCATTGAGCTTATGCTGGCAATCTATGAATCTGCCAGAATAGGGGAAGAGGTAATAGTATAA
- a CDS encoding sugar phosphate isomerase/epimerase family protein, which produces MLRECRITGFADEISDSLQEQAGLLKQLGMEYLELRSVNGRNVADFTIEEIKEIKSYLDSEGIKVSAIGSPIGKISIKAPFKEHLERFKRVVETAHLFETPNIRMFSFYMEKEERPEDYKNTVIERLGELKNYGKNHRAVLLHENEKGIYGETAERCSELFQALYDENFKAVFDFANFVQCKEDTLKAYELLKPYISYIHIKDAVFETGEVRPAGMGDGNIKEILTDLDISGYNGFLSLEPHLADFTMLKQLEESTLARRMTNREMAFHTAHEALLKILNA; this is translated from the coding sequence ATGTTAAGAGAATGTAGAATAACAGGTTTTGCGGATGAGATTAGTGATAGCTTGCAAGAACAGGCAGGCTTGTTAAAGCAGTTGGGAATGGAGTATTTAGAGCTGCGAAGTGTGAATGGTAGGAATGTAGCTGATTTCACCATAGAGGAAATCAAGGAAATCAAAAGCTATCTGGACAGTGAAGGAATCAAAGTATCCGCTATTGGTTCACCCATAGGAAAAATATCTATCAAAGCTCCTTTTAAAGAACATCTGGAACGTTTTAAACGTGTAGTGGAGACTGCCCATCTCTTTGAGACACCAAATATAAGAATGTTCAGTTTCTATATGGAGAAGGAGGAGAGACCGGAGGACTACAAAAATACAGTGATAGAACGCCTGGGAGAGCTTAAAAATTATGGAAAGAATCACAGGGCAGTGTTGCTGCATGAAAATGAGAAAGGTATTTATGGGGAGACTGCAGAAAGATGCAGCGAGCTGTTTCAGGCTTTATATGATGAGAACTTTAAGGCAGTGTTTGATTTTGCCAACTTTGTGCAATGCAAAGAAGATACCTTAAAAGCATATGAGCTTTTAAAACCGTATATTTCCTATATACATATTAAGGATGCTGTTTTTGAAACTGGGGAAGTAAGGCCGGCTGGTATGGGAGATGGAAATATAAAAGAGATTTTAACTGACCTGGATATAAGCGGATATAACGGATTTCTAAGTCTGGAACCCCATCTGGCAGATTTTACAATGCTGAAACAGTTAGAGGAAAGTACGTTAGCCCGCAGGATGACCAACAGAGAAATGGCTTTTCACACTGCCCATGAAGCTCTTTTGAAAATATTGAACGCCTAG
- a CDS encoding DUF3298 and DUF4163 domain-containing protein, giving the protein MAIDSVYVRAFQLKGELNYKGQKLLTYDIKYPQFSSERFRNFTNKLSVYYRAEAELYKKYHVMKLFQMAIDDYEYAIANDFPVRIYEVLTEYTVTYNDKYILSLYFDRYEYTGGAHGMTTRSADTWNLRTGRRMDLADFFPGRKDYVNYIIANINSQIAKKVKEEDAYYFDDVDDLVKENFNEKNFYIVPEGVMIFYQLYEIAPYSSGIQTFLIPVKI; this is encoded by the coding sequence TTGGCGATAGACAGTGTTTATGTAAGAGCCTTCCAGCTGAAAGGAGAACTAAATTACAAGGGGCAGAAACTGCTTACTTATGACATTAAATATCCACAGTTCAGTTCGGAACGGTTCCGGAATTTTACCAACAAACTCAGTGTATATTACAGAGCAGAAGCAGAGTTATATAAGAAGTATCATGTAATGAAGTTATTCCAGATGGCAATTGACGACTACGAATATGCCATAGCCAATGATTTTCCTGTCAGGATATATGAAGTATTAACGGAATATACCGTGACTTATAATGACAAGTATATTCTGAGCCTGTATTTTGACCGCTATGAATATACCGGCGGAGCCCATGGAATGACTACCAGAAGTGCTGACACCTGGAATCTGCGGACTGGCAGAAGAATGGACCTGGCGGATTTCTTTCCCGGAAGAAAGGACTATGTAAATTACATTATCGCCAATATCAACAGTCAGATTGCGAAAAAGGTAAAAGAAGAAGACGCCTACTACTTTGATGATGTAGATGATTTGGTAAAAGAAAATTTTAATGAGAAAAACTTCTATATTGTGCCGGAAGGGGTAATGATCTTTTATCAGCTATATGAAATAGCACCTTATTCCAGTGGAATCCAGACGTTTCTGATACCGGTAAAAATTTAA
- a CDS encoding NUDIX domain-containing protein → MDKYRILVKGIVQYENKYLLTEKWYDDRIMDPYQWEFLDGELEFGESPEKGVLRIVYENTGVNAHINRILYTWSFMLGDVCNIGICFHLLSTSEEVVLSEELHDYQWVSKEDIETYVKNKAVLEDVAKAEL, encoded by the coding sequence ATGGATAAATATAGAATACTTGTTAAAGGTATTGTTCAATATGAAAATAAGTATCTGTTGACAGAAAAATGGTATGACGATCGTATAATGGATCCTTATCAGTGGGAATTTCTGGATGGTGAGCTGGAATTCGGAGAAAGTCCTGAGAAAGGTGTCCTTCGTATCGTTTATGAAAATACCGGAGTGAATGCCCATATCAACCGCATTCTCTATACCTGGTCCTTTATGCTGGGAGATGTATGCAATATAGGAATATGTTTTCATTTATTAAGCACCAGTGAAGAAGTGGTACTGTCGGAGGAACTTCATGATTATCAATGGGTTTCCAAAGAAGATATTGAGACCTATGTGAAGAACAAGGCTGTATTAGAGGATGTTGCCAAAGCAGAACTGTAA
- a CDS encoding dihydroorotase, translating into MSLLIKKGHVLDPSTNTDGIRDILVEDGIIKEISEQINVQADKVIMAEGLFVMPGFIDLHVHLREPGFEYKETIRTGAMSAARGGFTTICPMPNTKPAIDTRDMVEWVNQKAKEEAIVHILPIGAVTLGQAGDQLADIKGMKEAGAAAISEDGKSVMNITVYKQGMLAAKEAGIPVFAHCEEKDLAGRGVINAGSKARELELPGITNGVEDIIAIRDILLAKETGARLHLCHCSTRDSVAFLKWAKEEGLPVTGEVCPHHFTLADEDIPGNDSNYKMNPPLRSREDVAALKDALKQGILDVIATDHAPHSKEEKEKSFLDSPFGIVGLDTAFALSYTELVESGILTPLELVRKLTVNPASVLGMEKGSLSTGKAADLVIADTSSWYAIDKEEFLSLGKNTPFQGRKVKGRIKYTLVDGKIVYQD; encoded by the coding sequence GTGTCATTACTAATTAAGAAAGGCCATGTACTTGACCCTTCCACCAACACCGATGGAATACGAGATATTCTGGTGGAAGACGGAATTATTAAAGAAATCAGTGAACAAATCAATGTTCAGGCGGATAAAGTTATCATGGCGGAAGGTTTGTTTGTAATGCCAGGTTTTATCGATCTGCATGTTCATTTAAGGGAACCGGGCTTTGAATACAAGGAAACCATAAGAACAGGAGCAATGTCTGCAGCGAGAGGTGGATTTACTACTATCTGCCCCATGCCCAATACAAAACCTGCCATTGACACCAGGGATATGGTGGAGTGGGTTAATCAAAAAGCCAAAGAGGAAGCAATAGTTCATATACTTCCTATTGGTGCCGTAACCCTTGGTCAGGCAGGAGATCAACTGGCAGATATAAAAGGGATGAAAGAAGCCGGTGCGGCAGCTATCAGTGAAGACGGTAAATCTGTTATGAACATAACAGTATACAAGCAGGGAATGCTGGCTGCAAAAGAGGCTGGAATACCAGTATTTGCACATTGTGAAGAGAAGGACCTGGCAGGCAGAGGGGTTATAAACGCCGGAAGTAAAGCCAGGGAGCTTGAGCTTCCCGGTATCACCAATGGAGTCGAAGACATTATTGCCATAAGGGACATTCTGTTGGCAAAAGAAACAGGAGCCAGGCTGCACTTATGTCATTGTTCCACCAGGGACAGTGTAGCTTTTCTGAAATGGGCGAAAGAAGAAGGCCTTCCGGTTACCGGAGAAGTGTGTCCTCATCATTTTACCCTTGCGGATGAAGATATTCCGGGTAATGACAGTAATTATAAAATGAATCCTCCTTTAAGAAGCAGAGAAGATGTCGCTGCTTTGAAGGATGCTCTTAAACAGGGAATTCTGGATGTTATTGCGACAGATCATGCACCACATAGCAAAGAGGAGAAAGAAAAGTCTTTCCTGGATTCGCCTTTTGGAATTGTGGGGCTTGATACAGCATTTGCACTCTCCTATACAGAATTGGTAGAGAGTGGTATCCTCACACCTTTGGAACTGGTTCGTAAACTTACAGTTAACCCGGCTAGTGTCTTGGGAATGGAGAAAGGAAGCTTAAGTACCGGAAAGGCTGCAGACCTTGTAATAGCGGATACCAGCAGCTGGTATGCAATTGATAAAGAAGAGTTTCTGTCACTGGGCAAGAATACCCCCTTTCAGGGAAGAAAAGTGAAGGGCAGAATTAAATATACACTGGTAGACGGTAAGATAGTTTACCAAGATTAA